From Rubripirellula reticaptiva, the proteins below share one genomic window:
- a CDS encoding mercuric reductase has translation MNALLPNDAHNQQLQANVHPSDWTNPVPGGPYHLVVIGAGTAGLVTAAGAAGLGARVALIERDLMGGDCLNVGCVPSKGVISAARVAATARDAGNFSVNVPKGVDVDFGGVMQRMRKLRASISRNDSATRFHELGIDVYFGQASFIDSESIDVAGTTLKYKRAVIATGARAAAPPIAGLDTVKYLTNESVFSLTELPKRLGIIGAGPIGCELAQSFAQLGSKVFLVENDHGVLPREDRDAAEIVQNAITHAGVKLLCCGQNLRINGENGIRMTVDSHGTSYDEPVDQLLVAAGRAPNVENLNLEAVGVDFTKKGVAVNDHMQTKNPRIYAAGDVCSKFQFTHAADFMARIVIQNSLFAVGPFGRKKASDLVIPWATYTSPEVAHVGVYENEALDAGIEIDTYVQHFADVDRAILEGDDEGFVKIHTARGTDKIVGATIVAKNAGDMISEVTLAMVNKIGLGKIANTIHPYPTQAEAIRKLGDQFNRTRLTPTSKKMLDVLRRLNVGR, from the coding sequence ATGAATGCACTGCTACCCAACGACGCGCACAATCAACAGCTACAGGCAAACGTTCATCCTTCCGATTGGACAAACCCAGTTCCTGGTGGCCCTTATCATTTGGTCGTCATCGGAGCCGGGACGGCTGGCTTGGTGACTGCCGCTGGCGCAGCAGGGCTGGGGGCTCGCGTTGCGTTGATCGAGCGTGACTTGATGGGTGGCGATTGCTTGAACGTCGGCTGCGTTCCATCCAAGGGAGTCATCAGCGCGGCGCGGGTGGCTGCGACCGCGAGAGATGCCGGGAACTTTTCCGTGAATGTCCCCAAGGGTGTCGACGTTGATTTTGGCGGCGTGATGCAGAGGATGCGTAAACTGCGGGCCAGTATCAGCCGAAATGATTCGGCGACCCGCTTTCATGAACTAGGAATCGACGTCTACTTTGGTCAAGCAAGTTTTATCGATTCTGAATCAATCGATGTGGCGGGGACAACGCTCAAGTACAAGCGAGCTGTCATCGCAACCGGCGCTCGCGCCGCAGCCCCACCAATCGCGGGCCTGGACACGGTCAAGTACTTGACCAACGAATCGGTATTTTCACTCACCGAACTGCCCAAGCGATTGGGAATCATCGGCGCTGGACCGATCGGCTGCGAACTGGCGCAATCATTCGCTCAATTGGGATCCAAAGTGTTCCTAGTGGAAAACGATCACGGAGTTCTTCCTCGCGAAGATCGCGACGCAGCAGAAATTGTGCAGAACGCCATCACGCACGCAGGCGTAAAACTGTTGTGTTGTGGTCAAAATCTCCGCATTAACGGCGAAAACGGCATTCGGATGACAGTCGATTCTCACGGCACCAGTTACGACGAACCGGTTGACCAGTTGCTGGTCGCAGCCGGCCGTGCACCAAATGTCGAGAACTTGAATCTGGAAGCGGTCGGTGTCGATTTCACGAAAAAAGGGGTCGCTGTCAATGATCACATGCAGACGAAGAATCCACGCATTTACGCCGCTGGTGACGTGTGTTCAAAGTTTCAATTCACTCATGCCGCCGACTTTATGGCACGCATTGTGATTCAAAATTCGCTCTTTGCCGTTGGTCCGTTCGGTAGAAAGAAGGCCAGTGACTTAGTGATCCCTTGGGCAACTTACACATCGCCCGAAGTCGCGCACGTTGGAGTGTATGAAAACGAAGCGCTCGATGCAGGAATTGAAATTGACACTTACGTTCAACACTTCGCCGACGTGGATCGCGCGATCCTAGAGGGCGATGACGAGGGGTTCGTCAAGATTCATACAGCACGCGGGACCGACAAAATTGTCGGCGCGACGATCGTCGCTAAGAATGCGGGGGACATGATTTCCGAAGTGACGCTGGCGATGGTCAACAAAATCGGGCTCGGCAAGATCGCCAACACGATCCATCCTTACCCAACGCAAGCCGAAGCAATTCGCAAACTCGGCGATCAATTCAACCGCACTCGGCTAACACCGACCAGCAAAAAAATGCTCGACGTTTTACGTCGACTGAATGTCGGACGTTAG
- a CDS encoding TVP38/TMEM64 family protein, with the protein MDAVARSGVGRPKTLTVIRWVSVLLILAGLLTIVRSLPIDQLMSAGKIWISGLGLWGPVVLVLLYIVATILFVPGTILTLVAGALFGLGIGTVIVSIGSTIGASFAFLIARYVARDKVIEMAKGSRRFGAIDRAIAEGGWKIVGLLRLSPAIPFNLQNYLYGLTPVRFWPYAVTSWIAMLPGTFLYVYLGHVTGAAVGADRQRSTAEWAMLAIGLLATVAVTVYVTRLASRKLNEQVDTTNGGEPTAEADDETRSAPNLLGTARLAIAAAVVVSAATYTFLYADEIGKSLITLLGPS; encoded by the coding sequence ATGGATGCAGTAGCCCGCTCCGGCGTTGGTCGACCCAAAACTCTTACGGTCATTCGCTGGGTTTCTGTCCTGCTGATTCTTGCAGGACTGTTGACGATCGTGCGTTCTCTGCCAATTGACCAACTGATGTCAGCGGGAAAGATTTGGATTTCTGGTCTCGGGCTATGGGGGCCAGTCGTTCTGGTGCTGCTTTATATCGTTGCCACCATCCTGTTTGTTCCCGGGACGATTCTGACTTTGGTGGCGGGCGCACTGTTTGGACTTGGGATTGGCACAGTTATCGTCTCCATTGGGTCCACGATCGGCGCATCGTTCGCGTTCCTGATCGCACGTTATGTCGCAAGAGACAAAGTGATCGAGATGGCAAAGGGTAGTCGGCGTTTTGGTGCGATCGATCGCGCGATCGCTGAAGGCGGTTGGAAGATTGTTGGTTTGCTGCGTCTATCGCCGGCGATCCCGTTCAACTTACAAAACTACTTGTACGGACTCACGCCCGTTCGATTCTGGCCCTATGCGGTGACTAGTTGGATTGCGATGTTGCCGGGCACGTTCTTATATGTCTATCTCGGACACGTCACCGGTGCTGCGGTCGGCGCCGACCGCCAACGTTCGACTGCCGAATGGGCGATGCTGGCAATCGGCTTGCTGGCGACCGTCGCCGTGACCGTGTACGTGACTCGGCTGGCAAGTCGCAAGTTAAATGAGCAGGTTGATACCACAAACGGCGGCGAACCGACCGCTGAGGCGGATGACGAAACGCGATCAGCGCCAAATCTCCTCGGTACCGCGCGACTGGCCATCGCTGCGGCAGTTGTGGTCTCCGCGGCAACTTACACTTTCCTTTACGCGGACGAGATTGGCAAATCTCTGATCACCTTGCTCGGACCGTCGTAG
- a CDS encoding thioredoxin family protein yields MKRKSIFLFVSITLAMILVIGCADSGSFAFRKQDSIELDSLLTDSELIDQARVSHAGSRGQTPTIVTAASANLRRAPSLVTLAAGEDLQAKMNDASGAVLLDFYADWCGPCQAQGKILHDLESTATEYQTLMIKINIDDHPSIAEELQVDSIPTLILVRDGRIAKRVSGIADAKKLTQWMQ; encoded by the coding sequence ATGAAACGCAAGTCTATCTTTTTGTTCGTCTCGATAACGCTGGCGATGATTTTGGTTATCGGTTGTGCCGACAGCGGATCATTCGCGTTTCGTAAACAAGATTCGATCGAACTCGATTCGCTGCTGACCGACTCCGAACTGATCGACCAGGCACGAGTCAGCCACGCAGGATCTCGTGGACAGACACCGACAATTGTCACCGCTGCTTCGGCGAACTTGCGTCGAGCACCGTCGCTCGTAACGCTCGCGGCTGGCGAAGACTTGCAAGCGAAAATGAACGACGCTTCTGGCGCGGTGCTGCTCGACTTTTATGCCGATTGGTGCGGTCCTTGCCAGGCCCAAGGCAAGATTCTGCATGACTTGGAAAGCACGGCAACCGAATACCAAACACTGATGATTAAGATCAACATTGACGACCACCCTTCGATCGCCGAAGAATTGCAGGTCGATAGCATTCCGACATTGATACTGGTGCGAGACGGTCGAATCGCCAAACGCGTTTCCGGTATAGCTGACGCAAAGAAACTAACTCAATGGATGCAGTAG
- a CDS encoding SDR family oxidoreductase, with protein sequence MTFDVKNKTVLVTGANRGIGKAILEEALRRGATKVYAAVRTLESADSLVAEHGDQVVAVRLDLDDHASITTAAETAKDVDVVVNNAGVLKVSTAIEKDAIETLQFEMNTNVYGLIRVAQAFAPILKANGGGAFAQLNSVASVKTFGNFATYCASKAASYSITQGLRESLREQGTHVVSVHPGPIQTDMGVAAGFGDIAASPVLVAKAIFDAIAEGRFHCWTDPMAQQIGAAYQSFAENVVEADMQESLS encoded by the coding sequence ATGACATTCGACGTAAAGAATAAGACAGTTCTAGTAACCGGCGCAAACCGCGGTATCGGAAAAGCAATTCTTGAAGAGGCGCTCCGACGCGGCGCGACGAAAGTCTATGCCGCAGTACGAACGTTGGAATCCGCCGATTCGCTTGTTGCCGAGCACGGCGACCAAGTGGTGGCAGTTCGACTTGACCTTGATGATCACGCATCAATCACCACGGCAGCCGAAACAGCCAAAGACGTCGATGTCGTCGTCAACAACGCTGGAGTGTTGAAGGTATCGACGGCGATTGAAAAAGATGCGATCGAAACGTTGCAGTTTGAAATGAACACGAATGTTTACGGTTTGATTCGCGTCGCCCAGGCGTTCGCGCCCATCTTGAAGGCGAACGGCGGCGGAGCGTTTGCGCAGCTGAACAGTGTTGCATCGGTAAAGACTTTCGGAAACTTCGCGACCTACTGCGCATCTAAGGCCGCAAGCTATTCAATTACTCAGGGATTGCGAGAATCGCTGCGTGAACAGGGAACACACGTCGTTAGCGTTCATCCAGGACCAATTCAAACCGATATGGGAGTGGCTGCGGGTTTCGGCGACATTGCCGCGTCGCCTGTTTTGGTTGCCAAGGCGATCTTCGACGCGATTGCCGAAGGTCGCTTCCACTGTTGGACCGACCCAATGGCGCAGCAAATCGGTGCGGCGTATCAAAGTTTCGCTGAAAACGTTGTGGAAGCGGACATGCAAGAAAGCCTCTCGTAA
- a CDS encoding putative sensor domain DACNV-containing protein, which yields MEWKMEQFDKSAYPIDIATALRDRWGSRELPVEAIPEHEVLVTLLDTMYQASLLREENSPVQCRIAFVTEDSFESEISDGSSSLHVLRFKVATPFTAQDLRKLAAAAGYYRALLAVKQEPSGGLSVWGMIVTGTQWVNHLEGGRPIGAPLPHNLVIQILAPGHIVAASGYTRILESDSGKLLTDGFDPFHSKWLPQKFGTIRAALLEEFDPQSEEGSQCQICDEFVKDIAQIVVRRVLRLVRMRGHGGMLVYLPDNANETEIPDQWFRFRVRFQQDDSTIRFRRLILKLMKRVALIGKTKGLAVVTLNDYLQMHDAELATIDEALIEFSHLLADMMSVDGSLVLDRSFRFIGFGGEILGDSHVSSIHRALDLEATNTIAERGDSSGTRHRSAYRLVNGLTDAIAVVVSQDGDVRFVACLNDKLTYWPYLP from the coding sequence ATGGAATGGAAAATGGAACAATTCGACAAGTCTGCTTACCCCATCGACATCGCGACGGCATTGCGAGATCGCTGGGGATCACGCGAGTTGCCGGTCGAGGCGATTCCGGAACATGAAGTTTTGGTGACGCTGTTGGATACGATGTATCAGGCCAGCTTGCTGCGTGAGGAGAACTCTCCCGTCCAGTGTCGCATTGCGTTCGTGACCGAGGACTCGTTTGAGTCCGAAATTTCAGACGGATCGAGTTCGCTGCACGTCTTGAGATTCAAAGTCGCTACTCCATTCACAGCCCAGGATCTGCGCAAACTTGCGGCCGCCGCTGGTTACTACCGCGCTCTGTTGGCCGTGAAGCAGGAACCATCCGGTGGGCTCAGCGTCTGGGGCATGATCGTGACCGGCACTCAGTGGGTCAATCACTTGGAAGGCGGCAGGCCAATCGGAGCACCGCTGCCTCACAATCTCGTCATTCAGATTCTGGCACCTGGACACATCGTTGCCGCATCAGGTTATACCCGGATCCTTGAGTCGGACAGCGGCAAGTTGTTGACGGACGGCTTTGATCCATTTCACTCGAAGTGGTTGCCACAGAAGTTTGGAACGATTCGGGCAGCACTGCTGGAGGAGTTCGATCCGCAGTCCGAGGAAGGATCGCAATGCCAGATCTGCGATGAATTTGTTAAAGACATCGCCCAGATTGTGGTGCGCCGCGTTCTTCGGCTGGTACGAATGCGCGGCCACGGTGGAATGTTGGTTTACCTACCCGACAACGCCAACGAAACAGAAATTCCGGACCAGTGGTTTCGCTTTCGCGTCCGATTCCAACAAGACGATTCAACGATTCGCTTCCGCCGACTAATTTTGAAGTTGATGAAACGGGTTGCGTTGATCGGTAAGACAAAAGGCTTGGCCGTCGTGACGTTAAACGACTATTTGCAAATGCACGATGCTGAGCTAGCAACGATCGACGAGGCGTTGATTGAGTTCAGTCATTTGCTTGCCGACATGATGAGTGTTGACGGTTCGCTGGTATTGGATCGCAGTTTCCGGTTCATTGGGTTCGGCGGCGAAATCCTGGGCGATTCGCACGTGTCCTCCATTCACCGCGCACTTGACCTCGAAGCCACCAACACGATCGCGGAGCGCGGTGATTCATCGGGAACGAGGCATCGTTCGGCTTATCGGTTGGTCAACGGGCTGACCGATGCGATCGCGGTGGTCGTATCGCAAGACGGCGACGTCCGATTCGTCGCCTGCCTCAACGATAAACTGACCTACTGGCCCTATTTGCCTTAG